The Leptodactylus fuscus isolate aLepFus1 chromosome 3, aLepFus1.hap2, whole genome shotgun sequence genome has a segment encoding these proteins:
- the LOC142198551 gene encoding coagulation factor X-like: MSILTILTLVFIGRERAHHVLRKRANHFLEEILPGNLERECYEETCSHEEAREIFKSTEKTTEFWYHYKDLSPCKENPCHNGGICQQYHYTYTCLCPPRYSGRHCENVRYECWYNNGGCWQYCADTARALSVTCSCAQGYTLEEDGKKCAKSASFPCGLTTSSPRSLLHLQDTLSRSNLPEEEDYLSNSTDVTTLAHSVNENLEKQQRLKTEWYHTSESDVENSTSHNVTGINSKNITMGEEDGNGTTWYNDYTGRILNNEGGLDNSRIVGGMRCNLGQCPWQVMIRTARGTDFCSGSLISQRWVVSAAHCFESVNPHHVTIGDNDKYLRDPDEQKIAVLKVISHPYYLGEYYDHDIALLYLRSPAILSDYTRTICLPSPGLGRLLTQEGEIGQVSGWGATRYKGRASRFLLKVRLPIVSQDTCLASTDLVLTGNMFCAGYNIEARDSCKGDSGGPFAVLYRNTWYLVGVVSWGEGCAQEGKYGVYTRVSNYISWIKDTIIETEGIDEEVSKTL, from the exons ATGTCTATTCTTACTATCCTTACCTTAGTTTTTATTGGAAGAGAAAGAGCTCATCACGTCCTACGAAAAAGAGCTAACCATTTTCTGGAGGAAATACTTCCAGGTAATCTGGAGCGAGAATGCTATGAGGAGACGTGTTCACATGAGGAGGCAAGAGAAATCTTCAAGTCTACTGAAAAGACA ACAGAGTTTTGGTATCACTATAAAG ACCTCAGCCCATGTAAAGAGAATCCGTGCCATAATGGGGGAATTTGCCAGCAGTATCACTATACATACACATGTCTATGTCCACCACGTTATTCGGGAAGGCACTGTGAAAATG TGCGGTATGAGTGCTGGTATAACAATGGTGGATGTTGGCAGTACTGTGCAGATACAGCCCGAGCACTTAGTGTGACCTGCTCCTGTGCACAGGGGTATACCTTGGAGGAAGACGGGAAGAAATGTGCCAAATCTG CTAGTTTCCCATGTGGACTCACAACCAGTTCTCCACGCTCACTGCTACATCTACAAGATACTCTTAGCCGTTCCAATTTGCCTGAAGAAGAGGATTACCTTTCCAATTCCACAGATGTCACAACCCTTGCCCATAGTGTGAATGAGAACTTAGAGAAGCAGCAGAGACTTAAGACAGAGTGGTATCACACTTCAGAAAGTGATGTGGAGAATAGCACATCTCATAATGTTACTGGAATAAACAGTAAGAACATTACTatgggagaggaggatgggaatgGAACAACCTGGTACAATGACTACACTGGCAGAATCCTGAACAATGAAGGTGGATTAGACAACTCTCGAATTGTTGGTGGGATGCGCTGCAACCTGGGACAATGCCCCTGGCAG GTTATGATTCGCACGGCTCGAGGAACAGACTTCTGCAGCGGGAGCCTGATAAGTCAGCGCTGGGTAGTGTCTGCCGCCCACTGCTTTGAATCTGTTAACCCACATCATGTGACTATCG GAGATAATGATAAATATCTGCGGGATCCAGATGAGCAGAAAATTGCAGTACTGAAAGTTATTTCCCATCCATACTATTTGGGGGAATATTATGACCATGACATTGCCCTTTTGTACTTGCGTAGCCCTGCCATCCTCAGCGATTACACACGAACAATCTGCTTGCCTAGCCCTGGGCTTGGACGTCTGCTAACTCAAGAGGGTGAGATAGGGCAAGTAAGTGGCTGGGGGGCAACACGATATAAAGGGCGTGCCAGTCGCTTTCTACTAAAGGTTCGACTACCCATTGTCAGTCAAGACACCTGCCTGGCTTCTACTGATTTGGTACTAACAGGAAACATGTTTTGTGCTGGATACAACATCGAAGCAAGAGACTCTTGTAAAGGAGACAGCGGAGGGCCGTTTGCTGTGCTATATCGCAACACCTGGTATCTGGTAGGTGTGGTAAGCTGGGGAGAAGGATGTGCCCAAGAAGGCAAATATGGAGTGTATACAAGAGTCTCCAATTATATCTCATGGATAAAGGACACCATTATAGAAACTGAGGGCATAGACGAGGAAGTTTCTAAAACATTATAA